A portion of the Eubacterium maltosivorans genome contains these proteins:
- a CDS encoding thioesterase family protein, translating to MQELKVGMELKKDYMVTRTETAQTMGSGGLEVLATPILVAWAENAAYEMAELCLPDEQTTVGVNINLNHIAATPVGMKVRIKVVLTNIESRRLDFTVEAWDTVQKIGEGTHQRFVVQKMKFMGKVLQKKNPK from the coding sequence ATGCAAGAACTTAAAGTTGGTATGGAGCTTAAAAAAGATTATATGGTAACCCGTACTGAAACGGCTCAGACAATGGGGAGTGGAGGGCTTGAGGTCCTGGCAACCCCGATTTTAGTGGCATGGGCTGAAAATGCGGCCTATGAGATGGCAGAGCTGTGCTTGCCCGACGAGCAGACAACAGTTGGGGTCAACATTAATTTAAACCACATTGCAGCCACACCAGTGGGAATGAAGGTGCGCATAAAGGTGGTGCTTACCAATATTGAAAGCAGACGTTTGGATTTTACAGTAGAAGCCTGGGATACCGTTCAAAAGATTGGCGAAGGAACACACCAGCGCTTTGTTGTTCAGAAGATGAAGTTTATGGGGAAAGTTCTCCAGAAAAAAAATCCTAAGTAG
- a CDS encoding type III pantothenate kinase has protein sequence MILVIDVGNTNTEIGVFKDDEILCSWRFVSKTPRTSDEYAVMFQGFFENDHLDYHEVESVIAASVVPNIMYSLNNGIKKLFGVEPLVVGPGIKTGMPIQTSDPAEVGADRIIDAVAAYNLYGGPVIVLDFGTATTYDYVDKNGAFVAKVTSPGIQISAEALFRNAAQLPNIAIEKPASILGKDTVTSMQAGLVYGYIGQVEYIVSRMIEEIGTKGIKVVATGGYGRMFHEETRAIDIFDPQLSLKGLKIIHDKNIKTSRGR, from the coding sequence ATGATTTTAGTCATTGATGTAGGAAACACAAATACAGAAATCGGGGTCTTTAAAGACGACGAAATCCTCTGCTCCTGGCGATTTGTTTCAAAAACGCCCAGGACCTCTGATGAATATGCAGTAATGTTTCAGGGATTTTTTGAAAATGATCATCTGGATTACCATGAAGTTGAAAGCGTGATAGCAGCTTCTGTAGTCCCCAATATTATGTATTCTCTCAATAATGGGATAAAAAAACTATTTGGCGTTGAGCCTCTTGTGGTGGGTCCAGGGATAAAAACAGGGATGCCCATTCAAACCAGCGATCCGGCAGAAGTGGGCGCAGACCGGATTATCGATGCTGTAGCTGCGTACAATCTATATGGCGGACCAGTCATTGTACTGGATTTTGGAACAGCGACCACCTATGATTATGTCGATAAAAACGGCGCGTTTGTCGCCAAGGTCACTTCACCTGGTATACAGATTTCGGCCGAGGCACTTTTCAGGAATGCCGCTCAGCTTCCCAATATTGCAATTGAAAAACCTGCCTCGATATTGGGGAAGGATACTGTTACCAGCATGCAGGCCGGTTTAGTTTATGGTTATATTGGCCAGGTTGAGTATATTGTCTCAAGGATGATTGAAGAAATAGGGACAAAGGGTATTAAGGTAGTTGCAACAGGAGGCTATGGAAGAATGTTCCATGAGGAGACAAGAGCCATTGATATATTTGATCCTCAGCTTTCATTAAAAGGCCTTAAGATAATTCATGATAAAAACATAAAGACATCCAGAGGAAGATAG
- a CDS encoding sensor histidine kinase gives MMTYKKHLFIILYLILSLLIYIYGLLNYKVLFLPIIVSNLTFILNLLIVYCLLNTKNNLSIALFILLLAVINWILILLMFADLNYAYAADLLMFYFSFFLLIFFLSLAEPRFWKRYKLYILFQLFLDTCTYIVYMNISDIILAKAVLFFTNVLSALYICFYVYYRYYHSHYITKTVRLIVFGILGSFLPYLLLTFLPRFILPAFSPPSFGDWTLYFLLVLPLIFTHVLIKQNLQIRDRWNINPFTNFWILCFSFLCIDLTLFFIFQPKYTELFIFNNVMLVFIILYDLSFSVYLFYRQKKLGEILQNFEQEKIDITKQLLSYDQLEKTGTLVSEILKTGVAFEGIAIIWLKEENNPIFLSKEGSLSNFSLSSIKKENLVNESPKLFIDRELNCISIPLVRLQKKVGLIILSRPSFSAFDQKEMLTLQSYSQTITDILVTSIWMSEKQNHNILSSFAASERLAYLESLDLAEKDKKNLSSYLHDDILQDVLSIKNLSSTLDGPEETLNLIDEILSKISLSLRRQMLELYPSFLTVTPLDDSMINLVGKLNQSYGQAIAVDLQLPEDSDITIDEKFMVYRILKELVTNVFKHAKAKNIWISLIESHENNHFCLTIEDDGVGVDTEHFSFTDIAQNHLGLVKIKQEITFLGGSFQTKGALNQGFCIKMTFPRKKQEDKI, from the coding sequence ATGATGACCTATAAAAAACACTTGTTTATTATACTCTATTTGATATTGTCCCTGCTTATCTATATTTATGGCCTGTTAAATTATAAGGTGCTTTTCCTTCCGATAATCGTCAGCAATTTAACCTTTATATTAAATTTATTGATTGTCTATTGTTTATTAAACACAAAAAATAACCTGTCCATCGCTTTGTTTATTCTTTTACTCGCTGTAATTAATTGGATTCTAATTTTATTGATGTTTGCAGACCTTAACTATGCTTATGCAGCGGATCTATTAATGTTCTATTTTTCATTTTTTCTTCTGATTTTTTTCCTGAGCCTGGCTGAACCTCGTTTTTGGAAAAGATACAAACTTTATATCCTTTTTCAACTATTTTTAGATACATGTACTTATATTGTTTATATGAATATTTCTGATATCATTTTGGCTAAAGCTGTTCTGTTTTTTACTAACGTCCTCTCTGCCTTATACATTTGTTTTTATGTATACTACCGATATTATCATTCTCACTATATCACCAAAACGGTAAGGCTGATCGTTTTTGGCATTTTGGGCTCCTTTCTGCCCTATTTACTTCTTACCTTTTTGCCGCGTTTTATTTTGCCAGCTTTTAGCCCTCCATCCTTTGGTGACTGGACACTTTACTTTCTACTTGTCCTGCCGCTTATTTTCACTCATGTTTTAATTAAGCAAAACTTACAGATTCGGGATCGATGGAATATAAATCCTTTCACTAATTTCTGGATTTTATGCTTTTCGTTTTTATGTATTGACCTGACATTATTTTTTATCTTTCAGCCAAAGTATACGGAGTTGTTTATTTTTAATAATGTTATGCTTGTCTTTATTATACTTTATGACCTCTCCTTTTCCGTCTACTTGTTCTATCGCCAAAAAAAACTTGGAGAAATTCTTCAGAATTTTGAGCAGGAAAAGATAGATATTACCAAACAGCTCCTTTCTTATGACCAGCTTGAAAAAACAGGGACTCTTGTAAGTGAAATTCTTAAAACAGGAGTGGCTTTTGAAGGCATTGCTATTATTTGGCTAAAGGAGGAGAATAATCCGATTTTTTTAAGTAAAGAAGGCAGTCTCTCAAATTTCAGCTTATCGAGTATTAAAAAAGAAAATTTGGTTAATGAATCACCAAAGCTCTTTATTGATCGTGAATTAAATTGTATCAGCATACCTTTAGTCAGACTCCAGAAAAAAGTTGGACTCATTATTTTATCCCGCCCTTCTTTCTCTGCCTTTGACCAAAAAGAAATGCTGACACTTCAGAGCTATTCACAGACCATCACGGATATCCTCGTGACCAGTATCTGGATGTCTGAAAAACAAAATCATAATATTCTGTCCAGCTTTGCTGCCTCTGAACGTTTGGCCTATCTTGAAAGCCTTGATTTGGCAGAAAAAGATAAAAAAAACCTTTCATCCTATTTACACGATGACATATTACAGGATGTTCTCAGCATAAAAAATCTTTCCTCTACCTTGGATGGGCCAGAGGAAACCCTTAATCTCATTGATGAAATTTTAAGTAAAATCAGTTTGTCGCTCCGGCGGCAGATGCTGGAGCTTTACCCTTCTTTTTTAACCGTTACACCATTAGACGACAGTATGATTAATCTTGTTGGCAAATTAAACCAAAGCTATGGGCAGGCCATTGCCGTTGATTTACAGCTTCCCGAGGATAGCGACATCACCATTGATGAAAAATTTATGGTCTATCGCATATTGAAGGAGCTGGTTACAAATGTGTTCAAACATGCTAAAGCAAAAAATATATGGATATCACTGATAGAAAGTCATGAAAACAATCATTTTTGTCTGACAATTGAAGATGACGGCGTCGGTGTTGATACTGAGCATTTTTCATTTACAGACATTGCCCAGAACCACCTGGGCCTTGTAAAAATAAAACAGGAAATTACCTTTCTCGGCGGGAGTTTCCAAACTAAGGGAGCCCTCAATCAGGGTTTCTGTATCAAAATGACTTTTCCCAGAAAAAAACAGGAGGATAAAATTTAA
- a CDS encoding response regulator transcription factor, whose product MKLLLVDDHDLFATSLKVVLERFEDIEEVAILKTPDSLWPFLATEVFSLVMLDIHLGSVNGLDIGRQVKERYPKIPIVFLTGFDLAEYQYQANEIGANGFFNKSIAPRELYAALKKIVNAEPLEQEKQIPARPKHGYLSPKEIQTLVFVSQGLNRSEISEKLSVSKRTVETLMQHIYKKLGVQNASSAVVEGIKLGIIQILPEEE is encoded by the coding sequence ATGAAGCTCTTATTAGTTGATGATCACGATCTTTTTGCCACAAGTCTAAAGGTTGTTTTAGAACGTTTTGAAGATATTGAGGAAGTAGCTATTTTGAAAACTCCTGACTCTCTGTGGCCTTTTTTGGCAACAGAAGTGTTTTCCCTGGTTATGTTGGATATCCATCTTGGCAGCGTCAATGGTCTGGACATTGGACGACAGGTTAAGGAACGCTATCCTAAAATTCCTATTGTTTTTTTAACAGGCTTTGATTTGGCTGAATACCAATATCAGGCCAATGAAATAGGGGCGAACGGTTTTTTTAATAAAAGCATTGCCCCCAGAGAGCTCTACGCTGCTCTGAAAAAAATTGTCAACGCTGAGCCTCTGGAACAGGAAAAGCAGATACCTGCCCGTCCAAAACATGGGTACCTGTCACCAAAAGAAATTCAAACCCTGGTATTCGTCAGCCAGGGGCTCAACCGAAGTGAAATTTCCGAAAAACTGTCCGTCAGCAAACGAACCGTAGAAACCCTGATGCAGCATATTTACAAAAAACTAGGTGTTCAAAATGCTTCCTCAGCTGTTGTTGAGGGCATTAAGCTTGGTATAATCCAAATTTTACCTGAAGAAGAATAA
- the dusB gene encoding tRNA dihydrouridine synthase DusB has protein sequence MFKIGNIEIKSRIFLAPMAGYTNLPFRLIAKKYGAGAVFSEMISGKGLYYKDKKTAELMLTCDQETPAGIQLFGSEPEILSEVVEKYINPTAFAFLDFNAGCPAPKIVKNGEGSALMRNPKRLGEIVRAIKKASKKPVIIKTRIGWDAQNVNVREVAEIIEEAGADAHTIHGRTREAFYSGKADWKIIGEVKKNSKIPIILNGDVDSGEKAVEAFETIGCDAVMVGRASVGNPFIFREINYRLSTGETLPMPTPEERIQTAIKHVELVDMMKRPEAAIKEMRKHLAAYTKGLKNATNLRNEIFKVCTKEEVLTLLNQYMEENYG, from the coding sequence ATGTTTAAAATAGGAAATATAGAAATAAAGAGTCGTATATTTCTAGCACCGATGGCAGGTTATACTAACCTGCCATTTCGTTTGATTGCTAAGAAATACGGGGCAGGCGCTGTTTTCAGTGAAATGATCAGCGGCAAGGGACTTTATTATAAGGACAAAAAGACAGCGGAGTTAATGCTTACCTGTGATCAGGAAACGCCGGCAGGAATTCAGCTTTTCGGGTCAGAGCCTGAAATATTAAGCGAAGTTGTGGAAAAATATATTAATCCCACCGCATTTGCATTTTTGGATTTTAACGCGGGTTGTCCGGCGCCCAAGATTGTTAAAAATGGCGAAGGTTCAGCATTAATGCGAAACCCAAAACGTCTTGGAGAGATTGTCCGAGCCATAAAAAAAGCAAGTAAAAAGCCTGTTATTATTAAAACACGTATCGGCTGGGATGCTCAGAACGTTAATGTAAGAGAAGTAGCTGAAATTATTGAGGAAGCAGGAGCCGATGCTCATACCATCCACGGCAGAACGCGTGAAGCTTTTTATTCAGGAAAAGCAGACTGGAAAATTATCGGTGAAGTCAAAAAAAACAGCAAAATTCCTATTATTTTAAATGGCGATGTAGACAGTGGTGAAAAGGCTGTCGAGGCCTTTGAAACGATTGGCTGTGATGCTGTGATGGTTGGCCGGGCCTCGGTCGGCAATCCGTTTATTTTTCGTGAAATTAATTATCGGCTTTCTACAGGTGAGACATTGCCGATGCCCACCCCGGAAGAAAGGATTCAGACCGCCATTAAACACGTTGAACTGGTTGATATGATGAAGCGGCCCGAAGCGGCCATTAAGGAAATGCGAAAGCATTTGGCCGCTTATACAAAAGGTCTGAAGAACGCGACCAATCTGAGAAATGAAATTTTTAAGGTATGTACAAAAGAAGAAGTCCTGACACTTTTAAACCAATACATGGAAGAAAATTATGGTTGA
- the hpt gene encoding hypoxanthine phosphoribosyltransferase, producing MAFDFDRILIEKHIIEKRVSELGKMISSDYADEELLAICILKGSILFFADLIRYLSIPVKIDFIKASSYGKRTSTSGKVKIDDLLSNEIKGRNVLLVEDIVDSGFTIKRILDFFTEQGAFDVRVCTLLDKPDRRVADVEPDYSGFVIPDEFVVGYGMDFDQKYRNLPYIAVLKEAEK from the coding sequence TTGGCGTTTGATTTTGATAGAATCTTAATAGAAAAGCATATAATAGAGAAAAGAGTTTCTGAACTTGGAAAAATGATTTCATCTGATTATGCAGATGAAGAACTTTTGGCAATTTGTATCTTGAAGGGAAGTATCTTGTTTTTTGCAGATTTGATAAGATATTTGAGTATTCCTGTCAAAATTGATTTTATCAAGGCATCCAGTTATGGAAAGCGTACCAGCACTTCAGGAAAGGTGAAGATTGACGACCTTTTATCGAATGAGATAAAGGGCCGGAACGTGCTTCTGGTAGAAGATATTGTGGACAGTGGTTTTACCATAAAGCGTATCTTAGATTTTTTTACGGAGCAAGGCGCTTTCGATGTCAGAGTTTGTACTTTGCTTGATAAACCGGACCGGCGAGTGGCGGATGTGGAGCCCGATTATTCAGGTTTTGTTATTCCGGATGAATTTGTTGTCGGGTATGGAATGGATTTTGATCAAAAATATCGAAATTTGCCGTATATTGCTGTTTTGAAAGAAGCAGAAAAATAA
- a CDS encoding UPF0489 family protein: protein MVDKLLKEQNLRIIPFREKKIFIVDNHQYALLIWAREALKRGIPGILVSIDYHPDTNPPFWLYAYQKAVAVDPEREEKLFSLFQKKILGTIDPLNLNTLAEKMPLMRNDEHINAAMELGYLIDYHMINCMEKHCYTTGNHYLVPEEKFGTLKNEMFSAAGFDLSFLSNQAHLFLILDIDLDYFMRQENFIASPSEMSVFRKLLKKADVITCARSATYFEHLKMESFTIEECENSLIALIKQFIE, encoded by the coding sequence ATGGTTGATAAGCTTTTAAAAGAACAAAATTTGCGGATTATTCCTTTTCGTGAAAAGAAAATTTTTATTGTGGACAATCATCAATATGCTTTGCTGATATGGGCCAGAGAAGCGCTAAAGCGTGGTATTCCCGGCATATTAGTCAGTATTGATTACCATCCTGACACCAATCCCCCTTTTTGGCTGTATGCTTATCAAAAAGCAGTGGCCGTTGATCCGGAAAGAGAAGAAAAACTGTTTTCTTTATTTCAGAAAAAAATTTTGGGAACCATTGATCCGTTGAATTTAAATACTCTGGCTGAAAAGATGCCCTTAATGCGAAATGATGAGCATATCAATGCAGCTATGGAATTGGGGTATCTTATAGATTATCATATGATTAATTGTATGGAAAAACATTGTTATACGACGGGAAATCATTATCTGGTGCCTGAGGAAAAGTTTGGGACATTAAAAAATGAAATGTTTAGTGCAGCAGGATTTGATTTATCATTCTTAAGCAATCAGGCACATCTGTTTCTAATTTTAGATATTGATCTTGATTATTTTATGAGGCAGGAGAATTTTATTGCTTCACCCAGCGAAATGTCTGTTTTTAGAAAACTGCTTAAAAAAGCAGATGTTATCACCTGCGCCCGGTCTGCTACATATTTTGAGCATTTGAAAATGGAAAGTTTTACCATCGAAGAATGTGAGAATAGTCTGATTGCATTGATAAAACAATTCATAGAATAA
- the ftsH gene encoding ATP-dependent zinc metalloprotease FtsH has product MNKYLKMIGFYLVILLIIIVAVTFLNPMQSDVKTLTYSELLSNLDQKQVSEIEINQSSVKGKLANGDSFEAIVPQYLIDEQISDYITGNPDQNIEKNPNMNVTVAKPQDSWWISLIPSAVIIILMVVFFMMFANQSGGGGGKVMSFGKSKARMHTDADKKVTFANVAGADEEKEELEEIVDFLKSPERYNKLGARIPKGVLLVGPPGTGKTLLARAVAGEAGVPFYIISGSDFVEMFVGVGASRVRDLFETAKKSAPCIIFIDEIDAVGRHRGAGLGGGHDEREQTLNQLLVEMDGFGINEGIIVIAATNRPDILDPALLRPGRFDRQVLVGVPDVKGREEILKVHQKDKPLDSSVDLGVIAKGTPGFTGADLENLMNEAALLTARKKAKVITMVELEEAIKRVIAGPEKKSKVVVESDQKITAYHEAGHAIVMEYLHNGEEVHEISIIPRGMAAGYTISLPSDDSQHMSKGKLMDKIAGLLGGRAAEKVALDDICTGASNDIERATSIARKMVTEWGMSEHLGPMTFGHDDGGEVFLGRDLGRSRNYSEEVAAVIDKEIRNIVETAFERACLILTEKKDKLVEISEHLLEVNTITGEEFRAMYSRLPLDDGKPLDEGNIGDPVPEV; this is encoded by the coding sequence TTGAATAAATATCTAAAAATGATAGGGTTTTACTTAGTGATTTTGCTGATCATTATCGTGGCGGTTACTTTTTTAAATCCAATGCAGTCTGATGTTAAAACTTTAACATATAGCGAACTGTTAAGTAATTTAGACCAAAAGCAGGTTTCTGAAATAGAGATTAATCAGTCTTCTGTAAAAGGGAAACTTGCGAATGGTGACAGCTTTGAAGCCATTGTGCCTCAATATCTTATTGATGAACAAATCAGCGATTATATTACAGGAAACCCGGATCAGAACATTGAAAAGAATCCGAATATGAATGTGACGGTTGCAAAACCACAGGATTCCTGGTGGATTTCTTTGATTCCTTCAGCAGTTATTATTATCCTGATGGTTGTTTTCTTTATGATGTTTGCAAATCAGTCTGGCGGAGGCGGAGGAAAGGTTATGTCCTTCGGTAAAAGCAAGGCGAGAATGCACACCGATGCAGACAAGAAGGTCACCTTTGCGAATGTAGCGGGAGCAGATGAAGAAAAAGAAGAGTTGGAAGAAATTGTCGATTTTCTAAAATCTCCGGAGCGTTATAACAAGCTTGGTGCGCGTATTCCAAAGGGGGTTCTCTTAGTGGGCCCTCCAGGTACAGGGAAAACACTGCTCGCGCGCGCGGTTGCAGGTGAAGCGGGTGTTCCGTTTTATATCATTTCCGGTTCGGATTTTGTTGAAATGTTTGTAGGGGTTGGTGCTTCACGAGTAAGAGATCTGTTTGAGACAGCAAAGAAAAGCGCTCCCTGTATCATCTTTATTGATGAGATTGACGCAGTTGGCCGTCACAGAGGTGCAGGCCTTGGTGGTGGACACGATGAGCGTGAACAGACCCTTAACCAATTATTGGTTGAAATGGATGGATTTGGCATTAATGAAGGAATTATTGTTATTGCCGCGACAAACCGTCCGGATATCCTCGACCCCGCTTTACTGCGTCCAGGCCGTTTTGACCGTCAGGTGTTAGTCGGTGTGCCGGATGTTAAAGGGCGTGAGGAAATTCTCAAGGTTCATCAGAAGGATAAACCATTGGATTCTTCTGTCGATTTAGGTGTAATTGCCAAGGGGACACCAGGCTTTACCGGAGCTGACCTTGAAAACTTAATGAATGAGGCAGCCCTGTTGACTGCCCGTAAAAAAGCAAAGGTTATTACGATGGTAGAGCTTGAAGAAGCTATTAAACGCGTTATTGCTGGTCCTGAAAAGAAAAGCAAGGTAGTTGTTGAGTCGGACCAGAAAATCACAGCATACCATGAAGCGGGGCATGCCATTGTTATGGAATATCTCCATAACGGTGAAGAAGTTCATGAAATTTCCATTATTCCGCGTGGCATGGCTGCGGGATATACAATTTCGCTTCCAAGTGATGACAGCCAGCATATGAGTAAAGGGAAGCTGATGGATAAAATTGCTGGTCTGCTTGGTGGACGTGCAGCTGAAAAAGTTGCCCTTGACGATATTTGCACAGGTGCTTCCAACGACATTGAGCGCGCTACCAGCATTGCCAGAAAGATGGTTACAGAATGGGGTATGAGTGAACATCTTGGCCCAATGACCTTTGGTCATGACGATGGCGGCGAAGTATTCTTAGGGAGAGATCTTGGGCGTTCGCGTAATTACAGCGAAGAAGTTGCAGCGGTTATTGATAAGGAAATTCGAAATATTGTCGAGACAGCCTTTGAAAGAGCCTGCTTGATTTTAACCGAGAAAAAGGATAAGCTGGTTGAAATTTCAGAACATCTTCTGGAAGTTAACACCATTACAGGTGAAGAATTCAGAGCGATGTACAGCCGTTTGCCTTTAGATGATGGCAAACCTTTGGACGAAGGTAATATCGGCGATCCGGTACCGGAAGTTTAA
- a CDS encoding stage II sporulation protein M: MNFIKEQYFQVGKFLRSKILWIFIILSFVFLGVSVLLYFVLLEHQEMVVALFKQFTEAILSKDILGADGRISSGGLFFNNLQATTISILLGFMPFLFLPVWVMLVNAGSLSVVFAMIKMTGAASVGKMIIFGILPHGIFELTALFLGISLGFYICKTLCIIVCKSNSGIRLKDELINVLRTYLLIIVPLLIIAALIESYLTPLLINFAI, translated from the coding sequence ATGAATTTTATTAAAGAGCAATATTTTCAGGTCGGGAAATTTTTGAGATCAAAAATCCTTTGGATTTTTATTATTCTGTCATTTGTATTTTTAGGGGTCAGTGTCCTGCTTTATTTTGTGTTGCTGGAACATCAGGAAATGGTGGTAGCGCTGTTCAAGCAATTTACAGAAGCTATTTTAAGTAAGGATATATTAGGCGCAGATGGCCGTATTTCATCTGGCGGTCTGTTTTTTAATAATCTCCAGGCTACAACCATATCGATACTGCTGGGCTTTATGCCTTTTTTATTCCTTCCGGTATGGGTTATGCTTGTTAACGCAGGTTCACTGTCCGTTGTTTTTGCAATGATAAAAATGACGGGAGCTGCCTCCGTTGGAAAGATGATTATATTTGGAATTCTACCGCATGGTATTTTTGAGCTAACAGCTCTGTTTTTAGGAATTTCTTTGGGGTTTTATATTTGCAAGACATTGTGTATCATTGTCTGTAAATCCAATTCAGGTATCCGGCTTAAGGATGAGCTTATTAACGTGCTGAGAACTTATTTGCTGATCATTGTTCCACTACTGATTATTGCAGCGCTGATCGAAAGCTACCTTACCCCTTTGTTAATAAATTTTGCCATATAA
- the tilS gene encoding tRNA lysidine(34) synthetase TilS, whose protein sequence is MEEKLLQYISDNGLIMAGDRILIGVSGGADSLALLYFLKKYQGLLNIEIAAAHLNHKIRGKAAEEDHAFVKEYCIKQSILLYDKSVEVVQLAKKNKISLEEAGREARYAFFKELQSSKAYNKLALGHHLNDQAETVLMRLIRGTGIKGAAGMLSETKGESNIIRPLLCVDKETVISYCQKNGLSYRTDDTNFEADVTRNKLRLEILPQLRGINPRVEEHLAEFALLAHEHEQFLQNSVAELSVNMITKKSNRVYLNLEMWRQQLPLLQKELLRHMILQLKGSLKEIEYNHILCVKQLLLSEKTVWELHLPHGMQAVRRYDLFWIETKKVAVIPKMGCYELLPDKAYYFAKEGLWIKLTVVREESIKNSKELKNHSEKYFDYGKIRGKLYLRNRRPGDFFNPVGIIGRKKIKDYFIDRKIEREKRDAVPLLAVGSEIIWILGYAINRNYQVSAETKSVLKVQYQIIGEKFGV, encoded by the coding sequence ATGGAAGAAAAGCTTTTACAATACATTTCTGATAACGGACTGATAATGGCCGGCGATCGCATTCTAATCGGAGTATCCGGTGGTGCTGATTCGCTGGCCTTGTTGTATTTTTTGAAAAAGTACCAAGGATTGTTGAATATTGAAATTGCAGCCGCGCATTTAAATCATAAGATCAGGGGAAAAGCGGCAGAGGAAGACCACGCTTTTGTAAAAGAATATTGCATTAAACAGTCCATTTTACTTTATGATAAATCGGTAGAAGTTGTTCAGCTGGCAAAAAAGAATAAAATTTCCCTTGAAGAGGCTGGAAGAGAGGCAAGATATGCTTTTTTTAAAGAACTTCAAAGCTCGAAAGCTTATAATAAACTGGCTTTAGGACATCACCTTAACGACCAGGCAGAAACAGTTTTAATGCGTTTGATTCGTGGCACTGGTATAAAAGGAGCGGCAGGAATGCTTTCAGAAACAAAAGGAGAAAGCAATATAATCCGTCCATTGCTATGTGTGGATAAAGAGACTGTTATTTCTTATTGCCAAAAGAATGGTTTGTCTTATCGAACCGACGATACTAACTTTGAAGCGGATGTCACAAGAAATAAATTAAGATTAGAAATCCTTCCACAGCTTAGGGGGATTAATCCAAGGGTTGAAGAGCATTTAGCAGAATTTGCTTTGCTTGCACATGAGCATGAGCAGTTTTTGCAAAATTCTGTTGCTGAGTTGAGCGTAAATATGATTACAAAAAAAAGTAATCGGGTATATCTTAATTTAGAGATGTGGCGGCAGCAGCTTCCACTTCTTCAAAAAGAACTTTTGCGTCATATGATTTTGCAGCTTAAGGGTAGTTTAAAAGAAATAGAGTACAATCATATCCTATGCGTTAAGCAGCTGCTTTTATCTGAAAAGACGGTCTGGGAGCTTCATTTGCCACATGGCATGCAGGCTGTCAGGCGATACGATCTTTTTTGGATAGAGACAAAAAAAGTGGCTGTTATCCCGAAAATGGGCTGCTATGAATTGCTGCCAGATAAAGCGTATTACTTTGCAAAAGAAGGTTTGTGGATTAAACTGACAGTGGTTCGGGAAGAATCTATAAAAAATTCAAAAGAATTAAAAAATCATAGTGAAAAATATTTTGATTATGGTAAAATAAGAGGAAAGCTTTATTTGAGAAATCGTCGACCAGGTGATTTTTTCAACCCTGTTGGCATCATAGGCAGAAAAAAGATAAAAGATTATTTCATTGATCGAAAGATTGAGCGTGAAAAGCGTGATGCGGTTCCACTGTTAGCAGTAGGGTCAGAGATAATCTGGATTTTGGGATATGCGATTAACCGAAACTATCAGGTAAGCGCTGAGACTAAGAGCGTTCTTAAAGTTCAGTATCAAATAATAGGAGAGAAATTTGGCGTTTGA